The Catharus ustulatus isolate bCatUst1 chromosome 16, bCatUst1.pri.v2, whole genome shotgun sequence genome window below encodes:
- the PDPK1 gene encoding 3-phosphoinositide-dependent protein kinase 1 isoform X2, whose protein sequence is MVRNQADSSTPSVISTCGNRQGSNMEGTAPESRSNSNSLQQHMGQQPPQPRKKRPDDFKFGKILGEGSFSTVVLARELASSREYAIKILEKRHIIKENKVPYVTRERDVMSRLDHPFFVKLYFTFQDDEKLYFGLSYAKNGELLKYIRKIGSFDETCTRFYTAEIVSALEYLHGKGIIHRDLKPENILLNEDMHIQITDFGTAKVLSADSRQARANSFVGTAQYVSPELLTEKSACKSSDLWALGCIIYQLVAGLPPFRAGNEYLIFQKIIKLEYDFPEKFFPKAKDLVEKLLVLDAANRLGCEEMGGYGPLKAHPFFESIVWENLHLQTPPKLTAYLPAMSEDDEDCYGNYDNLLSQFGCMQVSSSASSHSLSAAETSTPQTSGGNIEQYIHDLDNNSFELDLQFSEDEKRLLLAKQAGGNPWHQFVENNLILKMGPVDKRKGLFARRRQLLLTEGPHLYYVDPVNKVLKGEIPWSLELRPEAKNFKTFFVHTPNRTYYLMDPSGNAHKWCKKIHEVWRHRYHQNAAK, encoded by the exons ATGGTGAGGAACCAAGCAGATTCCAGCACTCCATCTGTCATTTCCACTTGTGGCAACAGACAAGGATCTAACATGGAGGGCACAGCACCTGAATCAAGATCTAATTCAAACTCCTTGCAGCAACATATGGGACAGCAGCCTCCACAGCCTCGAAAGAAACGACCTGATGACTtcaaatttgggaaaattctgGGTGAAGGATCTTTTTCAACG GTTGTCTTGGCTCGAGAATTGGCAAGTTCTAGAGAATATGCCA TTAAAATTCTAGAAAAACGCCAtatcataaaagaaaacaaggtaCCATACGTGACACGAGAGAGAGATGTAATGTCCCGTCTGGATCACCCTTTTTTTGTGAAACTCTACTTCACCTTTCAGGATGATGAAAAGCTAT ATTTTGGACTTAGCTATGCCAAAAATGGAGAGCTGCTAAAATATATACGCAAAATTGGCTCATTTGATGAGACCTGTACAAGGTTTTATACTGCTGAAATTGTATCAGCCCTGGAGTATTTGCATGGCAAAGGAATAATTCACAG GGACCTTAAGCCAGAGAACATCTTATTAAATGAAGATATGCACATTCAAATAACGGACTTTGGAACAGCAAAAGTATTATCTGCAGATAGCAGACAAG CACGGGCAAACTCATTTGTAGGGACAGCACAGTATGTTTCTCCAGAACTGCTGACAGAGAAATCTGCCTGTAAAAG CTCTGACCTCTGGGCTCTGGGATGCATAATATATCAACTTGTAGCTGGATTGCCTCCATTTAGAGCTGG aaatGAATATCTTATATTCCAGAAGATAATAAAATTGGAATATGACTTCCCAGAAAAATTTTTTCCCAAGGCAAAAGACCTTGTGGAGAAGCTATTG GTTCTAGATGCTGCCAACCGATTAGGTTGTGAAGAAATGGGAGGATATGGACCTCTTAAGGCTCACCCCTTCTTTGAATCCATTGTGTGGGAGAACCTGCATCTTCAGACACCCCCTAAACTTACAGCGTATTTACCTGCTATGTCAGAGGATGATGAAGACTGTTATGGAAAT TATGACAATCTCCTGAGTCAGTTCGGTTGCATGCAAGTTTCTAGTTCTGCCTCTTCCCATTCACTGTCTGCTGCAGAGACAAGTACACCACAGACATCAGGAGGAAACATTGAACAGTATATTCATGATCTTGACAACAATTCCTTTGAGCTGGATTTACAGTTTTCAGAAGATGAAAAGAGGTTACTTCTGGCAAAACAAGCTGGTGGAAATCCTTG gCATCAGTTTGTAGAGAATAACTTAATCCTAAAAATGGGTCCAGTGGACAAAAGAAAG GGATTGTTTGCACGTCGGCGCCAATTGCTACTTACGGAAGGGCCCCACCTGTATTATGTGGATCCTGTCAACAAAGTTCTAAAAGGAGAAATTCCATGGTCTTTAGAGTTGCGTCCAGAAGCCAAGaattttaagacattttttgTTCACACG CCAAACAGGACATATTACCTGATGGACCCAAGTGGGAATGCTCATAAATGGTGCAAAAAGATACATGAAGTTTGGCGGCACAGATACCACCAGAATGCTGCAAAATAG
- the PDPK1 gene encoding 3-phosphoinositide-dependent protein kinase 1 isoform X1, whose product MASTGSPLYDAVPIQSSVVLCSCSSPSMVRNQADSSTPSVISTCGNRQGSNMEGTAPESRSNSNSLQQHMGQQPPQPRKKRPDDFKFGKILGEGSFSTVVLARELASSREYAIKILEKRHIIKENKVPYVTRERDVMSRLDHPFFVKLYFTFQDDEKLYFGLSYAKNGELLKYIRKIGSFDETCTRFYTAEIVSALEYLHGKGIIHRDLKPENILLNEDMHIQITDFGTAKVLSADSRQARANSFVGTAQYVSPELLTEKSACKSSDLWALGCIIYQLVAGLPPFRAGNEYLIFQKIIKLEYDFPEKFFPKAKDLVEKLLVLDAANRLGCEEMGGYGPLKAHPFFESIVWENLHLQTPPKLTAYLPAMSEDDEDCYGNYDNLLSQFGCMQVSSSASSHSLSAAETSTPQTSGGNIEQYIHDLDNNSFELDLQFSEDEKRLLLAKQAGGNPWHQFVENNLILKMGPVDKRKGLFARRRQLLLTEGPHLYYVDPVNKVLKGEIPWSLELRPEAKNFKTFFVHTPNRTYYLMDPSGNAHKWCKKIHEVWRHRYHQNAAK is encoded by the exons ATGGCCAGCACCGGGAGCCCCCTG tatgATGCTGTTCCAATACAGTCAAGTGTGGTGTTATGCTCCTGTTCATCCCCTTCAATGGTGAGGAACCAAGCAGATTCCAGCACTCCATCTGTCATTTCCACTTGTGGCAACAGACAAGGATCTAACATGGAGGGCACAGCACCTGAATCAAGATCTAATTCAAACTCCTTGCAGCAACATATGGGACAGCAGCCTCCACAGCCTCGAAAGAAACGACCTGATGACTtcaaatttgggaaaattctgGGTGAAGGATCTTTTTCAACG GTTGTCTTGGCTCGAGAATTGGCAAGTTCTAGAGAATATGCCA TTAAAATTCTAGAAAAACGCCAtatcataaaagaaaacaaggtaCCATACGTGACACGAGAGAGAGATGTAATGTCCCGTCTGGATCACCCTTTTTTTGTGAAACTCTACTTCACCTTTCAGGATGATGAAAAGCTAT ATTTTGGACTTAGCTATGCCAAAAATGGAGAGCTGCTAAAATATATACGCAAAATTGGCTCATTTGATGAGACCTGTACAAGGTTTTATACTGCTGAAATTGTATCAGCCCTGGAGTATTTGCATGGCAAAGGAATAATTCACAG GGACCTTAAGCCAGAGAACATCTTATTAAATGAAGATATGCACATTCAAATAACGGACTTTGGAACAGCAAAAGTATTATCTGCAGATAGCAGACAAG CACGGGCAAACTCATTTGTAGGGACAGCACAGTATGTTTCTCCAGAACTGCTGACAGAGAAATCTGCCTGTAAAAG CTCTGACCTCTGGGCTCTGGGATGCATAATATATCAACTTGTAGCTGGATTGCCTCCATTTAGAGCTGG aaatGAATATCTTATATTCCAGAAGATAATAAAATTGGAATATGACTTCCCAGAAAAATTTTTTCCCAAGGCAAAAGACCTTGTGGAGAAGCTATTG GTTCTAGATGCTGCCAACCGATTAGGTTGTGAAGAAATGGGAGGATATGGACCTCTTAAGGCTCACCCCTTCTTTGAATCCATTGTGTGGGAGAACCTGCATCTTCAGACACCCCCTAAACTTACAGCGTATTTACCTGCTATGTCAGAGGATGATGAAGACTGTTATGGAAAT TATGACAATCTCCTGAGTCAGTTCGGTTGCATGCAAGTTTCTAGTTCTGCCTCTTCCCATTCACTGTCTGCTGCAGAGACAAGTACACCACAGACATCAGGAGGAAACATTGAACAGTATATTCATGATCTTGACAACAATTCCTTTGAGCTGGATTTACAGTTTTCAGAAGATGAAAAGAGGTTACTTCTGGCAAAACAAGCTGGTGGAAATCCTTG gCATCAGTTTGTAGAGAATAACTTAATCCTAAAAATGGGTCCAGTGGACAAAAGAAAG GGATTGTTTGCACGTCGGCGCCAATTGCTACTTACGGAAGGGCCCCACCTGTATTATGTGGATCCTGTCAACAAAGTTCTAAAAGGAGAAATTCCATGGTCTTTAGAGTTGCGTCCAGAAGCCAAGaattttaagacattttttgTTCACACG CCAAACAGGACATATTACCTGATGGACCCAAGTGGGAATGCTCATAAATGGTGCAAAAAGATACATGAAGTTTGGCGGCACAGATACCACCAGAATGCTGCAAAATAG